A single window of Leeuwenhoekiella sp. MAR_2009_132 DNA harbors:
- a CDS encoding Pycsar system effector family protein: MPESEENISKSISKADQFVLELFKEKLPNSYLYHNYNHTARVVKSTKEIVENSQINVKQKEALLLAAWMHDTGYVENRENHEDASIEIAKRFMTSEEIDSEVQTMVVELIASTKMGVEPKNDLERILKDADASHFAKDYYAQTSEFLRQELILTNTQKFSPDEWREENIQMFTNKHRFYTDYAARNWKSQKDENLIDLLKKVKKKRKKYKKEEIKAKLKAKYKDESPDRGVQTLYRTTLRNHIKLSDIADTKANILLSVNAIIISLALSNMIPKLDAPSNRHLLIPTLILVVFSVASIIMSILSTRPNVTSGEFTREQVKKKQVNILFFGNFHKMKYDQYQWAINEIIYDKDYIYEALTKDLYLLGVVLNKKYMLLRKTYTVFMVGIIVSVISFIMAFWLI, from the coding sequence ATGCCTGAATCTGAAGAAAATATTTCGAAATCTATCTCAAAAGCAGATCAATTTGTTTTAGAACTTTTTAAGGAAAAGCTTCCTAATAGCTACTTGTATCACAATTATAATCATACCGCAAGAGTTGTTAAAAGTACTAAAGAAATCGTCGAAAATTCTCAAATTAATGTTAAACAGAAAGAGGCATTATTACTAGCCGCATGGATGCATGATACTGGTTATGTTGAGAACAGAGAAAATCATGAAGATGCCAGTATTGAGATTGCAAAAAGGTTCATGACTTCAGAAGAGATCGACTCTGAGGTACAAACTATGGTAGTAGAATTAATTGCTTCTACAAAAATGGGTGTTGAACCTAAAAATGACCTGGAGCGTATTCTAAAGGATGCAGATGCTTCTCATTTTGCTAAAGATTATTATGCACAAACCAGTGAATTTTTGAGACAAGAATTAATACTTACTAATACTCAAAAATTCTCTCCAGATGAATGGCGCGAAGAAAATATACAGATGTTTACAAACAAACATCGTTTTTATACAGATTATGCAGCACGCAACTGGAAAAGCCAAAAAGATGAAAACCTAATTGATCTTCTTAAAAAGGTTAAAAAGAAACGAAAGAAGTATAAAAAAGAAGAAATCAAAGCAAAGCTAAAAGCTAAATATAAAGATGAAAGCCCAGATAGAGGTGTACAAACGCTTTATAGAACAACCTTACGGAACCATATAAAATTAAGTGACATTGCAGATACGAAGGCAAACATACTACTTTCTGTAAATGCGATTATTATTTCGCTCGCACTGTCTAATATGATTCCTAAATTGGACGCACCAAGTAACCGTCATTTACTAATACCAACTTTAATTCTTGTTGTTTTTAGTGTAGCATCTATAATAATGTCTATCCTTTCTACACGCCCTAATGTGACTAGCGGTGAATTTACACGTGAGCAGGTAAAGAAAAAACAGGTAAATATTCTATTCTTTGGAAATTTTCATAAAATGAAGTACGATCAATACCAATGGGCGATTAATGAAATCATCTATGATAAAGACTACATCTATGAGGCCCTTACTAAAGATTTATATCTATTAGGCGTCGTGCTTAATAAAAAATATATGCTTCTGAGAAAAACCTACACCGTGTTTATGGTAGGTATTATTGTATCTGTAATCAGTTTTATAATGGCGTTCTGGTTAATCTAG
- a CDS encoding cell surface protein, whose translation MNDLKNFPFIVELSFSKVLEMLEKRMEQSKSTITKNYLQSIIDYAASYPELIEGIDDFDNLDQYQEATTILLDNLFPAVLTRNEIKSASIPFHNVLFNPTKRFSSILKNAGPDFNFELRNLDQESLYLMGCVIILNTYYNYDIDFIKPMYYDIPDKNGIWRSYRATMNADFIYLEPTENAVEITQEIAEELITNVDDFEMWEKYFPPQSWKMKGIAILSLTDVTIDDSISDLKSTLLSDKSFKEGSVKHFTEIFQSIFNIPNLRVGFTEFNSENDSFVKMDGNLAESFILNDELNSKCNNCMCEGSYNALVRDKKYFVIPDTEKYADKSEHSLLAENLLSQNIQSCILAPIAKGNKLLGILELASDERNKLHSLNATKLDEVMPFIVSTLERKRFDLENRIKAVIQSECTSIHPSVLWVFEEEAKRFIANQDDGKFASFKDISFEDVYPLYGQIDIVGSSDERNKSIQKDILIQLNMVDSILNLALEVAPMPIYEQVKFRIEEFTLNIEKSLNASAENEVFTLLQSEVNPLLNHLNTNIPELKEAINTYKEAINTETGLIYRNRKNYDDTVQLINQNMATFLDRRQQEAQLIFPHYFERYKTDGVDHNIYIGASMTPNNKFNKVYLYNLRLWQLCTMCEMENNFYHKQEGAELQLDAASLILVFSTTLSIRYRMDEKKFDVDGTYNARYEIIKKRIDKALVKGTNQRVTQKGQIAIIYSQDSDAEEYTRYIKYLQRKEYLGPQIEYVELEDVQGVVGLKAIRVEVLYTSKLPRKGAEETITYEDLMEILD comes from the coding sequence ATGAATGATTTAAAGAATTTTCCATTTATTGTTGAATTGAGTTTTTCTAAGGTTTTAGAGATGCTCGAGAAACGTATGGAACAATCTAAGAGCACAATTACAAAAAATTATCTGCAGTCAATTATTGATTACGCTGCTTCCTACCCAGAACTTATTGAAGGTATTGATGATTTTGATAATCTTGATCAATATCAGGAAGCCACGACTATATTGCTCGATAATTTGTTTCCTGCTGTATTAACGCGCAATGAAATTAAGTCTGCCTCTATTCCTTTTCATAATGTTTTGTTCAATCCTACAAAGCGATTCTCTTCTATATTAAAAAATGCAGGTCCAGATTTTAATTTTGAGTTGCGTAATCTAGATCAAGAGTCGTTATATCTAATGGGTTGTGTAATCATTTTGAATACATACTATAATTATGATATAGATTTTATCAAGCCTATGTATTATGATATTCCTGATAAAAATGGAATATGGAGAAGCTACCGGGCGACGATGAATGCAGATTTTATATATCTGGAACCTACCGAAAATGCTGTTGAAATCACTCAGGAAATAGCAGAAGAATTAATTACCAATGTAGATGATTTTGAGATGTGGGAGAAGTATTTTCCACCGCAAAGTTGGAAGATGAAGGGAATTGCAATTTTAAGTCTTACAGATGTAACTATAGATGATTCTATATCTGATTTAAAAAGCACCTTGCTTTCTGATAAATCTTTTAAAGAAGGTAGTGTAAAGCATTTTACTGAAATATTTCAGTCCATTTTTAATATTCCCAACCTACGGGTAGGCTTTACTGAATTCAATTCTGAAAATGACAGTTTTGTCAAAATGGATGGTAATCTTGCCGAAAGTTTTATTTTGAATGATGAGCTTAATAGCAAGTGTAATAATTGTATGTGTGAGGGGTCTTATAATGCCTTAGTACGTGATAAAAAATACTTTGTAATACCAGATACTGAAAAGTATGCAGATAAAAGTGAACATAGTTTACTTGCTGAAAATCTGCTTAGTCAAAATATTCAAAGCTGTATTTTAGCTCCTATAGCTAAAGGAAACAAACTACTGGGTATTCTAGAATTAGCATCAGACGAGCGTAATAAATTACACAGTTTAAATGCAACAAAGCTTGATGAGGTAATGCCATTTATAGTATCAACTCTTGAGCGCAAGCGTTTTGATTTAGAAAATAGAATAAAAGCTGTAATTCAAAGTGAGTGCACCAGTATTCACCCCAGTGTTCTCTGGGTTTTTGAAGAAGAAGCTAAGCGTTTTATAGCCAATCAAGACGATGGTAAATTTGCTTCATTTAAAGATATTTCTTTTGAAGATGTATATCCTTTATACGGGCAAATAGATATTGTAGGATCTTCAGATGAGCGCAATAAATCAATTCAGAAAGATATTTTGATTCAGCTTAATATGGTAGATTCTATATTAAATCTTGCTTTAGAAGTAGCGCCTATGCCTATTTATGAGCAGGTAAAATTTAGAATAGAAGAGTTTACCCTTAATATAGAGAAGTCTTTAAACGCAAGTGCAGAGAATGAGGTTTTTACTTTACTTCAGTCTGAAGTAAATCCACTCTTAAATCATTTAAATACTAATATCCCCGAATTAAAAGAAGCAATTAACACCTACAAAGAAGCTATAAATACAGAAACCGGTTTGATTTATAGAAACCGAAAAAACTACGATGATACGGTACAGTTGATTAACCAGAATATGGCAACTTTCTTAGATCGCAGGCAACAGGAAGCACAGCTTATTTTTCCGCATTATTTTGAGCGTTATAAGACAGACGGTGTAGATCATAACATTTACATAGGTGCATCAATGACACCTAATAATAAGTTTAATAAGGTTTATTTGTATAATTTGAGATTATGGCAATTGTGCACGATGTGCGAGATGGAAAACAATTTCTATCACAAACAGGAAGGAGCAGAGTTGCAACTTGATGCAGCATCTTTAATTCTGGTTTTTAGTACGACCCTGTCTATAAGATATAGAATGGATGAAAAGAAATTTGATGTGGACGGAACGTACAATGCACGTTATGAAATTATCAAAAAACGTATTGATAAAGCTTTAGTAAAAGGTACAAATCAACGCGTTACTCAGAAGGGACAGATTGCGATTATTTATTCTCAGGATTCTGATGCTGAAGAATACACGCGTTATATTAAGTACCTGCAACGTAAAGAATATCTGGGCCCACAAATAGAATATGTAGAGCTAGAGGATGTTCAGGGAGTTGTAGGATTAAAAGCGATACGTGTTGAGGTTTTATATACGTCAAAGCTCCCTCGAAAGGGAGCTGAAGAGACAATTACGTATGAAGATTTAATGGAAATTCTAGATTAA
- a CDS encoding TlpA disulfide reductase family protein: MNKFCLVLATALLLISCSKEADFKIVGTTPDIKNGTNVFLQKIDENNRLANVDTTVVKEGKFSFDPDQVTSPEMLILSFENLQGNIILIAENLEITVDAYKDSLYTSKIKGGAENDFFKVYYDDVVSSNKEKQKLQQEGSMAMQSGDTSKVAVIRNEFEAINNADKRRRIKLVEEHPGEFVSVIILSDLVGTRIIEATEAERLFNSLDKGLQEADKGVKLSEMIAQLKAAETAAAQAEVGNKAPDFTAPTPEGSQLSLTEAMGKKYTIIDFWASWCKPCREENPNVVAVYNKYHDKGLNIISVSLDRAEAKEKWLTAIENDQMDWYHVSNLMEWQDPVARKYGVSAIPATYLIDENGIIIEKNLRGEALQTKMQELLGQS, from the coding sequence ATGAATAAATTTTGTTTAGTACTAGCAACTGCGCTTTTACTTATATCTTGTTCTAAAGAAGCTGATTTTAAGATTGTTGGCACAACTCCAGATATTAAAAACGGCACCAATGTATTTCTTCAAAAAATAGATGAAAATAACAGACTTGCAAATGTTGATACCACTGTAGTTAAGGAAGGTAAATTCAGTTTTGATCCCGATCAGGTAACTAGCCCAGAAATGCTAATTCTAAGTTTTGAAAACTTACAGGGTAATATTATTCTTATTGCTGAAAATTTAGAAATTACTGTTGATGCGTATAAAGACAGTTTATATACGTCTAAAATTAAAGGTGGTGCAGAGAATGATTTTTTTAAAGTTTACTATGATGATGTAGTTAGCTCAAATAAAGAAAAGCAAAAACTACAACAAGAAGGATCTATGGCCATGCAAAGTGGGGACACCTCTAAAGTTGCAGTAATACGTAACGAATTTGAAGCTATAAACAATGCAGATAAACGCAGACGTATAAAATTAGTAGAAGAGCATCCTGGTGAGTTTGTAAGTGTAATTATCTTATCTGACCTGGTAGGCACACGTATCATTGAGGCTACTGAAGCTGAGCGCCTTTTTAACAGTCTTGATAAAGGGCTTCAGGAAGCAGACAAAGGTGTAAAATTAAGCGAAATGATTGCGCAGCTGAAGGCAGCAGAAACCGCAGCTGCTCAGGCAGAAGTAGGCAACAAAGCGCCAGATTTTACAGCTCCCACCCCAGAAGGTTCTCAATTATCTTTAACTGAAGCAATGGGTAAAAAATATACAATTATAGATTTCTGGGCTAGCTGGTGTAAACCATGTCGCGAAGAAAATCCTAATGTTGTTGCAGTATATAACAAATACCACGATAAAGGATTAAATATTATTAGCGTTTCTCTAGATCGCGCAGAAGCTAAAGAAAAATGGTTAACCGCTATTGAAAATGATCAAATGGATTGGTATCACGTTTCTAATTTAATGGAGTGGCAAGATCCTGTAGCTCGCAAATATGGAGTAAGTGCAATACCGGCAACTTATTTAATTGACGAGAACGGTATTATCATCGAAAAAAATCTTAGAGGAGAAGCACTTCAAACCAAAATGCAAGAGCTTTTGGGTCAAAGTTAA
- a CDS encoding SusD/RagB family nutrient-binding outer membrane lipoprotein, whose product MRKYIKFKAIAVAILATVAYGCTEDFDEINTNDNALTEDQLDASLAGAAFAAAQYSGIHNGSYSSPGVDDQGTWGIATGIMSSTFVQYLNAGFSTDRNAFGGFESRGWLRFYTVAVPALNNAFKAAAGDEEALAILKIWKVFMFNQMTDHYGPIPYTEAGSGKEFVPYDSQESMYEDFFNLLDEANATLSASTNSTAALFQVSDRIYDGNIEKWNVFGNSLRLRLALRISDVQPDKAKTQAELAVANGVMLNNSESAYFEVSNITPNNLNMIVNSWGYVMTASMESLLKGYNDPRLSVWFVPATDGEYRGQPAGGLNDQFGTTPFSKFNDAVLGNDYQETKDIEIIMASESYFNRAEGALNGWNMNGNAQDLYEEGIRLSMNQWDIDDAQAIQDYISGTSTPVVPVIKNTYPDLDLDTPPVSQPVAWSDNEANQRTQIAVQKYLALFPESWESWADLRRTDETVIYPLLNTDNQDAGVGTDLMKRVIYVTNEISSNREAVNEAVNLLKGPDTGGTKLWWDVN is encoded by the coding sequence ATGAGAAAATATATAAAATTTAAAGCAATTGCTGTCGCCATTTTAGCCACTGTAGCTTATGGTTGTACAGAAGATTTTGATGAAATTAATACTAACGACAATGCGCTAACTGAAGATCAGTTAGACGCAAGTCTTGCCGGTGCAGCCTTTGCCGCTGCTCAATATAGTGGAATTCATAATGGATCGTATTCTTCACCGGGAGTAGATGATCAAGGTACCTGGGGTATAGCTACGGGTATTATGTCGTCAACCTTTGTGCAGTACCTTAATGCAGGTTTTAGTACAGATCGTAATGCTTTTGGAGGTTTTGAATCTCGTGGATGGTTAAGATTTTACACAGTTGCAGTTCCTGCACTCAATAATGCATTTAAAGCTGCAGCAGGTGATGAAGAGGCTCTGGCGATTTTAAAAATATGGAAAGTGTTTATGTTTAATCAAATGACAGACCATTATGGTCCTATTCCATATACAGAAGCAGGATCGGGTAAAGAGTTTGTTCCTTACGATTCTCAAGAATCTATGTATGAAGATTTCTTTAATCTTCTTGATGAGGCAAATGCAACACTAAGTGCTTCTACCAATTCAACAGCTGCTTTATTTCAGGTTTCAGATAGAATATATGATGGTAATATTGAGAAGTGGAATGTCTTTGGAAATAGTTTACGACTACGTCTAGCATTGAGAATATCTGATGTACAGCCAGATAAAGCAAAAACTCAGGCAGAATTGGCAGTTGCAAATGGTGTAATGTTAAACAATTCTGAGAGTGCTTATTTTGAAGTGAGTAATATAACTCCAAATAACTTAAACATGATTGTTAATAGCTGGGGTTATGTTATGACAGCATCTATGGAAAGTTTATTAAAGGGATACAATGATCCAAGACTATCAGTATGGTTTGTACCTGCTACAGATGGTGAATATAGAGGTCAGCCAGCAGGTGGATTAAACGACCAGTTTGGTACTACACCATTTTCAAAATTTAATGATGCTGTATTGGGGAATGATTACCAGGAGACTAAAGATATTGAGATTATTATGGCCTCAGAATCTTACTTTAATAGAGCAGAAGGTGCGCTTAATGGTTGGAATATGAATGGTAATGCGCAAGATCTTTATGAAGAAGGTATTCGCTTATCTATGAACCAGTGGGATATTGACGATGCTCAAGCTATTCAGGATTATATAAGTGGTACTTCTACTCCGGTAGTTCCTGTTATTAAGAATACGTATCCTGATCTAGACTTAGATACACCTCCTGTTTCTCAACCTGTAGCCTGGTCTGATAATGAAGCTAATCAACGCACACAAATAGCAGTTCAAAAATACCTGGCATTATTTCCAGAATCTTGGGAATCCTGGGCAGATTTAAGAAGAACAGACGAGACTGTAATTTACCCATTATTAAATACAGACAATCAAGATGCTGGTGTAGGGACAGATTTAATGAAACGAGTGATTTATGTAACTAACGAGATTTCTTCAAATCGAGAGGCTGTCAATGAAGCTGTTAATTTGCTAAAAGGTCCTGATACTGGAGGAACAAAACTTTGGTGGGATGTCAATTAA
- a CDS encoding SusC/RagA family TonB-linked outer membrane protein, which translates to MNIKLKYMLGFVLLLFIQGVVAQTVTGTVTDNTGMPLPGANVIEKGTSNGASTDFDGNYTINLTTENAVLTFSSLGFVSKDITVNSQQTINVQMEEDAQQLGEVVVTALGIKREKKAITYSAQNIEVDEVSEARSLNVANSLSGKVAGLNFSTTSNGVGSASRITLRGNRSLTGNNQPLYVVDGVPISSGADARDPNIDTGGTTQPSGIANINPDDIASISVLKGPSAAALYGTRASNGVIVITTKSGTGSQGTRITVSSNFMASSAYNLLDLQNGYGQGTNGVYVANSSSSWGGRLDGSQVEAWQLVRNPNYDGPATYAYRPQPDNVIDFFQTGYNLANTVSVTTGTEKTQAYFSYTNTTAEGIVGGNKLNRHNANLRLNSKLTDKLSLDVKTNYIIQDIDNLLRTGEESVGTSAYLLPRSLPFDQYKDFEYVDAAGLLQTNYFLDEVGAPGGNPYWSALRDDDRTDKTNRFIGLTSLKYDFTDKLSLQVRTGIDQSTGKTFRNRYATNAFNNNLGSYSEYYETVRELNSDALLSYNTDFGDFSLSLNAGANILKQESTSLTSGGVLSKRNFFALLNVESLNATSAKREKQINSLYSFAQLGYRNRLFLDVTARNDWSSTLPEANRSFFYPSVGLSGVISEMVELPEFITYAKVRASYAEVGNDTDPYQLSPQLSYIGGNGGMLYGQTTAANPNLKPEISNSVEFGADFRFLSNRLGLDFTYFKTNTKNQIFSINTPESSGYSKAVVNGGEIQNSGIEITLNATPIETENFSWDILANYASYNSEIISIFEDREELVLGEGRLVRSKVVKGGQYGDLYIKGFQRNDAGEIIVNSAGIPLATNSFDVLAGNFNPDWTGGLKNSFRYKDFSLSFLIDLRIGGEVISYTQARQAGLGVNSLTLAGRENGLVVDGVVANDDGSFSENTTNISAEQYWTAIGQRTPIAEPFVYDATNIRLRELVLGYAMPQRMLENSPFKSVNFSLVGRNLFFLLNEAEFFDPEQGAGTGNLQGIESFNIPSTRDYGVSVKFGF; encoded by the coding sequence ATGAATATAAAGCTAAAGTACATGCTTGGGTTTGTTTTGCTACTCTTTATACAAGGGGTAGTTGCACAAACCGTTACCGGTACGGTAACAGACAATACCGGTATGCCGCTTCCGGGTGCAAATGTGATCGAGAAGGGTACAAGTAATGGTGCTTCTACAGATTTTGATGGAAATTACACTATTAACCTAACAACTGAGAACGCCGTACTAACATTCTCTTCTTTAGGCTTTGTATCAAAAGATATTACAGTGAATAGTCAACAGACTATTAATGTGCAGATGGAAGAAGATGCACAACAACTGGGAGAGGTGGTAGTAACAGCGCTGGGGATTAAGAGAGAAAAGAAAGCTATAACTTACTCTGCTCAGAATATTGAAGTAGATGAGGTATCTGAAGCGAGATCATTAAACGTTGCAAACTCACTTTCTGGTAAAGTTGCAGGTCTTAACTTTTCTACTACTTCTAATGGTGTAGGTAGTGCTTCGAGAATCACTTTACGTGGTAACCGATCACTTACAGGAAATAATCAGCCATTGTATGTAGTTGATGGTGTGCCTATAAGTAGTGGAGCAGATGCTCGTGATCCTAACATTGATACAGGTGGAACCACCCAGCCTAGTGGTATTGCAAATATTAATCCTGATGATATTGCAAGCATTAGTGTATTAAAAGGTCCTTCTGCAGCTGCTCTTTATGGTACTAGAGCTAGTAATGGTGTTATTGTAATTACAACTAAATCTGGTACAGGATCTCAAGGTACACGTATTACGGTATCTTCTAACTTTATGGCTTCTTCTGCATATAACTTACTTGATTTACAAAACGGATATGGTCAGGGAACCAATGGTGTTTATGTTGCAAATTCAAGCTCTAGCTGGGGTGGTAGGTTAGATGGTAGTCAGGTTGAAGCTTGGCAACTTGTTAGAAATCCTAATTATGATGGCCCTGCTACCTATGCTTACAGGCCGCAGCCAGATAATGTTATAGATTTTTTTCAGACTGGTTATAATCTTGCAAATACAGTATCTGTAACTACGGGTACAGAAAAAACTCAAGCTTATTTCTCTTATACAAATACTACTGCCGAAGGAATTGTAGGGGGAAACAAACTAAATAGACATAATGCCAATTTACGTTTAAACAGTAAGCTTACCGATAAGCTTTCACTTGATGTTAAAACCAATTATATCATACAGGATATAGATAATTTATTAAGAACAGGTGAAGAGTCTGTAGGTACTTCAGCATATTTATTACCACGTAGTTTACCTTTTGATCAATATAAAGACTTTGAATATGTTGATGCTGCAGGTCTATTGCAAACCAATTACTTTTTAGATGAGGTAGGTGCTCCGGGAGGAAATCCATATTGGTCAGCTTTACGTGATGACGACCGTACAGACAAAACCAATAGATTTATAGGTCTTACTTCGTTAAAGTATGATTTTACTGATAAATTAAGTTTGCAAGTGCGTACTGGTATAGATCAGTCTACCGGTAAAACCTTTAGAAATAGATATGCTACAAATGCATTTAATAATAATTTAGGCTCTTACTCTGAATATTATGAGACTGTACGTGAGTTAAACTCTGATGCACTTTTATCGTATAATACAGATTTTGGAGATTTTAGTTTAAGTTTAAATGCAGGTGCAAACATATTAAAGCAAGAAAGTACTTCTTTAACTTCTGGCGGTGTATTAAGTAAGCGTAACTTTTTTGCATTGCTTAATGTAGAATCTTTAAACGCGACTTCTGCTAAAAGAGAAAAGCAAATCAACTCTTTATATAGTTTTGCTCAACTAGGATATAGAAATCGATTATTCTTAGATGTTACAGCTCGTAACGACTGGTCGTCTACACTACCAGAAGCAAACAGATCATTCTTTTATCCTTCTGTAGGTCTTTCAGGTGTGATTTCTGAAATGGTGGAGTTGCCAGAATTTATTACCTATGCAAAAGTAAGAGCTTCTTATGCTGAAGTAGGTAATGATACCGATCCTTATCAATTAAGTCCACAATTATCGTATATAGGTGGAAATGGTGGTATGCTTTATGGGCAAACTACAGCTGCAAATCCTAATCTTAAACCAGAAATTTCAAATTCAGTAGAATTTGGTGCAGATTTTAGATTCTTAAGTAACCGATTGGGATTAGATTTTACTTACTTTAAAACCAATACCAAAAATCAAATTTTTAGTATCAACACACCAGAATCTTCAGGTTATTCTAAAGCAGTTGTTAATGGAGGTGAGATACAAAATAGTGGTATAGAGATTACGCTAAATGCAACCCCTATAGAAACAGAAAATTTCTCCTGGGATATACTGGCAAATTATGCTTCTTACAATTCTGAAATTATATCAATATTTGAAGATAGAGAAGAGCTGGTTTTAGGAGAAGGTAGATTGGTAAGAAGTAAAGTTGTTAAAGGCGGCCAATATGGAGATTTATATATTAAAGGTTTTCAAAGAAATGACGCTGGAGAGATTATAGTAAATTCTGCAGGTATTCCTTTAGCAACAAACAGTTTTGATGTATTGGCTGGTAACTTTAATCCAGACTGGACGGGTGGTTTAAAGAACAGTTTTAGATACAAAGATTTCTCTTTGAGCTTTCTTATTGATTTAAGAATAGGTGGTGAGGTAATTTCTTATACTCAAGCTAGACAAGCAGGTCTGGGAGTAAATAGCCTTACACTAGCAGGTCGTGAGAATGGTCTTGTTGTAGATGGTGTAGTAGCAAATGATGATGGTTCTTTTTCTGAAAACACAACAAATATAAGCGCAGAGCAATACTGGACTGCTATAGGTCAGAGAACTCCTATTGCAGAGCCTTTTGTATATGATGCTACAAACATTCGTTTAAGAGAGTTGGTTCTTGGTTATGCAATGCCACAACGTATGTTAGAAAATTCTCCATTTAAGAGCGTTAACTTTTCTCTAGTAGGTAGAAATTTATTCTTCTTACTTAATGAGGCAGAATTTTTTGACCCAGAGCAAGGAGCAGGTACTGGTAATTTACAAGGTATAGAATCCTTTAATATCCCATCTACAAGGGATTATGGAGTAAGTGTGAAATTTGGATTTTAA
- a CDS encoding aminotransferase class I/II-fold pyridoxal phosphate-dependent enzyme has translation MRDLFDKIYKDKGPLGKWAEQAEGYFVFPKLEGPISNRMKFRGKDVITWSINDYLGLANHPEVRKVDAEAAADYGSAYPMGARMMSGHTTLHEQLQTELAAFVNKEAAYLLNFGYQGMVSTIDALVSKDDIIVYDVDAHACIIDGVRLHMGKRFTYKHNDIESIEKNLQRATKLAEQTGGGILLISEGVFGMRGEQGRLKEIVELKEKYNFRLFVDDAHGFGTLGATGAGAGEEQGIQDKIDVYFATFAKSMASTGAFIAADKEIIDYLKYNLRSQMFAKSLQMQLVVGALKRLDMLRSMPELRSKLWENVNALQSGLKKRGFDIGTTQSCVTPVYLKGSIPEAMALVKDLRENHGIFCSIVVYPVIPKGLILLRLIPTASHTLEDVEETLVAFDAIRERLENGTYKRLSAGVQASMEA, from the coding sequence ATGAGAGACTTATTTGACAAAATTTATAAGGACAAAGGTCCTTTAGGTAAATGGGCAGAGCAAGCAGAGGGATATTTTGTGTTCCCAAAATTAGAAGGGCCTATTTCTAACAGAATGAAATTTAGAGGTAAAGATGTGATTACCTGGAGTATTAATGACTACTTGGGTCTTGCAAACCATCCAGAAGTACGTAAAGTAGATGCTGAAGCAGCTGCAGATTACGGTTCGGCGTATCCAATGGGAGCACGTATGATGAGCGGTCACACTACATTACACGAGCAATTGCAGACAGAACTTGCTGCATTTGTAAATAAGGAAGCGGCCTACCTTTTAAATTTTGGTTATCAGGGTATGGTTTCTACCATAGATGCTTTAGTTTCTAAAGATGATATTATCGTTTACGATGTTGATGCACACGCCTGTATTATAGATGGTGTACGCCTGCATATGGGTAAACGTTTTACCTACAAGCACAACGATATTGAAAGTATCGAAAAGAATTTACAACGTGCAACAAAACTTGCTGAGCAAACTGGTGGAGGAATCCTTCTTATTTCAGAGGGTGTTTTTGGAATGCGTGGTGAACAAGGTCGTTTAAAAGAAATTGTTGAGCTTAAAGAAAAATACAATTTTAGACTGTTTGTTGACGATGCACACGGTTTTGGTACTTTAGGTGCAACAGGTGCCGGAGCAGGAGAAGAGCAAGGGATACAGGATAAAATAGATGTCTATTTTGCAACATTTGCTAAGTCTATGGCAAGTACTGGAGCCTTCATTGCTGCAGATAAAGAAATAATAGATTATTTAAAGTACAACTTACGTTCTCAGATGTTTGCAAAATCATTGCAGATGCAGTTAGTTGTGGGTGCATTAAAACGTTTAGATATGTTACGTTCTATGCCAGAACTACGCAGTAAGTTGTGGGAGAATGTAAATGCTTTACAAAGCGGTCTTAAAAAACGCGGATTTGATATAGGTACTACTCAAAGTTGTGTGACTCCTGTATATTTAAAAGGTAGTATACCTGAAGCAATGGCATTAGTAAAAGATCTTCGTGAAAACCATGGTATTTTTTGTTCTATAGTAGTTTATCCTGTTATACCTAAAGGATTAATCTTACTAAGATTAATACCTACAGCTTCTCATACATTAGAGGATGTTGAAGAAACTTTAGTTGCATTTGATGCTATTAGAGAGCGTCTTGAGAATGGAACATACAAAAGGTTATCTGCAGGAGTACAAGCTTCAATGGAAGCATAA